AAAGGACTTCAACAGGCTTGGAGACTGCATCTGCAAAGGCTCTGGAAGGAAAGGGGCATAGGGGACTTTAGCAAGGAGGAGATGGAAAAGCTGGTTATTGTTCCAGAAAACTCCCTATATTACGCTGCGCTGGGGTGCATATTCACAGCTCTTGAGGAAGAAGGCGGGCTTTACGCAGGCACAGAAAGGCTTCGCTGGTGGGTGGACGAAGGTCAATATGAGCAAAAGCTAAAAGAAGGCAGGAGGGGTCTTGTTTCCTCAGAGGAGGAGCTCCTTGAGTTTAAGAAGAAATACTCCTACGTGGTGGAAAACAAAATTCAGCCAAAGAAGGCAAAGGAGATAATCATAGGTTGTGATTTTGGGTCAACCACTGCCAAGGCGGTCTGCATCACGCCAGACAAGGAAATAGTCTTTTCCTGCTACAGCCTAAGCAAGGGAAATCCCATAGAGGATGCAAAGGACATATTCCGGCAGATAAAAGAATACCTTGGCGATGGAAAGGTTCTTGCTTTGGGACTTACAGGTTATGGTAAAGACCTATTAAAGGATGTTCTTGGTGCGGATGTGGCGGTGGTGGAGACGGTCGCACATGCGGTTGCGGGGCTTCACTTTTTCCCAGATGCGGACTGCATATGCGACGTGGGCGGAGTGGATGTAAAGATTATGATACTGCGTCAAGGTTCTGTGGTGGACTTTAGGCTAAACTCTCAATGTTCCTCCGGAAACGGTGCCTTTCTGCAGGGAGTGGCGGAGAGGTTTGGTATTCCCCTTTCTGAAATAGCGGACAGGGCTTTCTCTGCAAAGGCTATGCCGAGCTTTACCATGGGCTGTGGCGTTTTTCTACAAAGCGATATAGTAAACCAGCAAAGAAAGGGTTGGAAGGCAGAAGAGATTCTTGCAGGACTTTGCTATGTGCTTCCTCTCAATGTGTGGGTCTATGCGGGCAACATAAATAACCTCTCACAGGTAGGCAAAAAGTTTATCCTCCAAGGTGGCACGCACAGAAACCTTGCAGTGGTAAAAGCTCAAATAGACTTCATAAAGTCCAAAGTCCCAGACGCAGAGGTCTACGTGCATCCCTATTCAGGCGAGGCAGGAGCTATAGGTTCAGCACTTATCGCACTTGAGCATTACCAAAAACATGGAAAGACTTCCTTTAGAGGCTTTGAGAGCATAGAGAGGCTCACCTACAGGTCCACCACCTCAAAGGACACAGTATGCCACTGGTGTCCTGTAAACTGTCAGAGGAGCTTTATAGATGTTTACATAGGCGAAGGTGAAGGAAGACCTTGGAGCAAAGTTCCACTTAAGGCAGGATGGGTAAGGCTTATTGTTAACAACGCCTGCCCGAAAGGTCTTGTGGAAGACGAAAGGGAGCTAAAGGCAGTCAAAGAAAAGATGGAGAGGTTAAAGCATGAATTTCCTAACATCGCTGACTTTGTTAAAAAAGAAGCCTTTAAAGTCCCAAGGGGACAGAAGGTCCATTAAGGTGGGTATCCCTAAGTTCCTCAATATATGGGGCACTCACCAATTTTGGGTAGGCTTTTTCCAAAGCCTTGGCGTGGGCAGGATAGTCTTTAGCTCAGACACCTCTGAGGAGCAATACAGAGAATATGGAAAGGGTAGAATAACCATGGACTCCTGCTTTCCCGTAAAGGCTCTCGCAGGGCATATGGGCGAGCTTCTTCACAAGGACATAAACCTGCTTTTTGTTCCCATGATATACTCCCTGCCGTCCTTCCTCAAGGGTCATGTGGTGGATACTCTCTCTTGCACTCGGGTAATGATGAGCGTGGAGAACATAAAGGCTGGCTTTTTGAGAGAGAAAAACGAGTTTGAAGAAAGGGGGATAGCCTTTGTTTCTCCCTTTGTGCCCTTTGCAGAGCCTGAACTTCTTCCCAAGTATCTGTGGGAGTCCTTAAAGGAGCATATTCCGGGTCTTACTCTTGAAGAGACCGCAAAGGCGGTAAAAGAAGGCTTTAGAGCCCTTGAGGACTTTGAAAGAAAGATGAGAGAAAAGAGCCTTGAGATAATAAGGTGGTGCGTAAAAAACAACAGACCTGCCATCCTTGTCCTTGCAAGACCTTACCATATGGACCCTGGCATAGGGCATGATATAGATGGAGAATTTCAACAGTATGGCTTTCCTGTGCTTTGGTATAACTACCTACCCTTAGATGACTGGCTCTTGGAGTGGCTCTTTGGAGAGGAGATAAGGGCTGGCATAATAAGGAGCTACTTTGATATCTCAGATGTGTGGACTTCCTCTTACAGCTCAAACACCAACGAGATAATATGGGGAGCAAAGTTTTCTGCGAGGTTTCCATGGATAACGGGGGTTATAAGACTTTCCAGCTACGAGTGTGGCATGGACCAGCCAACCTTTACACCAGTGCAGAAGATAGTGGAGAGTTCTGGGACGCTCTTTTTCAAGTTCGGAGAGTTAGATGAGACAAAGCCTGCAGGTAGTGTAAAGATAAGAGTGGAAACCATAGTCTACTACTTGGAAAAGTATTCACAGGACATCATAAAGAAAAAACTCAGCAGACTTGGAGCTGTGCCTTCGCAACTTTTGGTTTAAAATAA
The window above is part of the Aquificaceae bacterium genome. Proteins encoded here:
- a CDS encoding BadF/BadG/BcrA/BcrD ATPase family protein; protein product: MLLLGIDVGSTTCKYVLTDEKGNILDRAYERHNTKQAEKVLEFLLRLEGKYGLKPGRDRVYITGSGGGLIGELIGARFVQEVVAVATAVEKLHPDVRFVSEIGGEDMKTIFIKEQEGKRNRQVYMQNACAGGTGTFIEKSARKLGISSDVLSQMDYEGYTLHRISSKCGIFAEADVNSLVKAGVPKEEIIASLFEAVVYQNLAQLTKGNTPLPKVLLLGGPNLFFKGLQQAWRLHLQRLWKERGIGDFSKEEMEKLVIVPENSLYYAALGCIFTALEEEGGLYAGTERLRWWVDEGQYEQKLKEGRRGLVSSEEELLEFKKKYSYVVENKIQPKKAKEIIIGCDFGSTTAKAVCITPDKEIVFSCYSLSKGNPIEDAKDIFRQIKEYLGDGKVLALGLTGYGKDLLKDVLGADVAVVETVAHAVAGLHFFPDADCICDVGGVDVKIMILRQGSVVDFRLNSQCSSGNGAFLQGVAERFGIPLSEIADRAFSAKAMPSFTMGCGVFLQSDIVNQQRKGWKAEEILAGLCYVLPLNVWVYAGNINNLSQVGKKFILQGGTHRNLAVVKAQIDFIKSKVPDAEVYVHPYSGEAGAIGSALIALEHYQKHGKTSFRGFESIERLTYRSTTSKDTVCHWCPVNCQRSFIDVYIGEGEGRPWSKVPLKAGWVRLIVNNACPKGLVEDERELKAVKEKMERLKHEFPNIADFVKKEAFKVPRGQKVH
- a CDS encoding acyl-CoA dehydratase activase-related protein; translation: MGIPKFLNIWGTHQFWVGFFQSLGVGRIVFSSDTSEEQYREYGKGRITMDSCFPVKALAGHMGELLHKDINLLFVPMIYSLPSFLKGHVVDTLSCTRVMMSVENIKAGFLREKNEFEERGIAFVSPFVPFAEPELLPKYLWESLKEHIPGLTLEETAKAVKEGFRALEDFERKMREKSLEIIRWCVKNNRPAILVLARPYHMDPGIGHDIDGEFQQYGFPVLWYNYLPLDDWLLEWLFGEEIRAGIIRSYFDISDVWTSSYSSNTNEIIWGAKFSARFPWITGVIRLSSYECGMDQPTFTPVQKIVESSGTLFFKFGELDETKPAGSVKIRVETIVYYLEKYSQDIIKKKLSRLGAVPSQLLV